The Lycium barbarum isolate Lr01 chromosome 4, ASM1917538v2, whole genome shotgun sequence nucleotide sequence TGCATCATTTGACATCTCATAACATTAAGGAGCTGGTATTTTCTGTCACCCAGATTCCTAAAAAGGATTTTCCATTCACATATTTGGGTGTACCAATCTACTATGGTAGAAGAAGGAACATTCACTACAAGGAGATAATAGAAAAGATTCAGAATAGACTGAGCTCATGGACTAGTAAGCTGTTATCTATTGGAGGAAGGACAACACTGATTAAACATGTTTTACAGAGCATGCCTATACACCTACTATCCGCTTGTGACCCTCCTAGTGCTATACTTGCTCAGATTCATAGATTGTTTGCTAAGTTCTTTTGGAGCAACTCTGTGGGAAATTCAAGTAAGCACTGGGCAACTtggacaaccttatgtcacccacaagaagaaggtggcatggggtttagaagcctacaagatatatctaaagccctctttgctaaactgtggtggaacatgagaaccaaacaatccttatggagaactttcatgagtaataagtacttaaagaagtttcatgctgtgatagcccctagcggatcaggtacttatgtgtggaagaagatgattaaataccgagatgagatggaacatgagatatggtggaagcttcaacaaggtaattcttatttttggtttgataattggacaggactgggagccctataccatattactccaccagattttgagtgtgatcccacaatcatccttgtaaaagaaactgcagaagaggggcaatgggatgaacagttgctaagaagaatccttcctgaggatctagcagaccatattgtgcagcacattaatccaccaaatgaaaatggccaagcagataaggctttctggaaattagattcaagggggaaattcacagttgggtctgcatttcaattgctcagacaaagaaaagaccccagtaatttgtataagcagatgtggatcaaaggactaccaataaagatatctttttttatgtggagattttggaagttcaagctaccactggatgataagttgaagaaatggggacaccaattcccttccagatgctattgttgtcaacatccaaaagtggaagatacctcccatgtctttttacactcaccaacagctcaagccatctggaagtatttttgtggaccagtggggataaatactgagaatttgcaagttacccaaataattaacagatggtgggatatgcctagtagactacatgccaaatgcatcaaccaagctgtccctgctattattatttgggaactttggaagaggagaaacactatgagacatgaagggaaggtgtcaatcacaaaactcatttaccaggtgatgcatactttgattcaattcatgaaggtgagaaggagaaattttaggtatgcaccatataattggagtgtgattgttgaggcattacagagatattctccaaagataagagtaacaccagtgacttggagaactccagatattggatggataaaagtcaatactgatggagcctcaagaggaaacccgggtaggagttcatgggccttttgtgtaagggatgaaaggggagatgtgatacaagcacaggccagagaaatagaggatcttcaaagcaccaacaccgagacagaggccctagccattttacaggctctcaggtatttaaaagacagtcaatgggatcaaataagaatagagacagattcacttttgctgaagaactctattcaaaggacatgggaaattccttggcaaatcattactatggtggaagaaatttggagaataagtgagggaaaagtggtggtgatagagcatatttatagggaaggaaacaaatttgcagatcacttggctaatttagctttggacacaggggacatacaattcaattcctttcatgacatggagagccactgtaaaagaattgtgaacagtgacaaattacagctgccctgtctaagaattagatcatgttaaggagactgaatatagggggaaggtgggagaaaaggaggtcctcacactcaaatcctttgggaggagaatgtgaaggatttggtttacactaactgtttgctaatggttgcaggtacacaaactaacataaatggaggattttaattcaacaggtaccacaaaacaaccacactgaaggaattgcaactggttggaggcacttttgacaaatgacatgaagtggaattactgctcctaatgattgagcacatggaacacaacagacctcttgagtacacatgggcatacagtttctacttagtggttgtttcttagttggtggtattagcaccccgggatgctcatcctactgagaactgatcattagttagaaaatgtactgccttggtgcatatagatagccaaatatagagcatgtgagatatagaaacagaagttctttatggagcaattatttcaaatttcattctattagtaatttttaacaatttgtaatatcaaattaagacaagttataagtcttaatttgatcattagtttaaattttgtattttcattagccttttggctagagttgtacaaacttctggattttttgataaaattagccctaggccaaaagcctagtggacttttattaaaaaaaaaaaaaacataaatagtcTATTAGGCCTTTCTTTTATGGGAAAGGTTATTTTGGATGATGAGCTTCGTTTACTCTTTTGAGAGTTGGGAATTTATCTCACACTTCCTCTTGAATTACAAGTAATTCATGTATGAGTTCCTATCGCTtctcccttaaaaaaaaaaaaaaaaaaaaaaaaaaaaaaaaaaaaaaaaactgttttcagcttttttgagtgtttggctagccagcttaaagtcattttatgcttaaaataagctcaaaaaaataattggacccatttgacttagtttatctaaagcagcttataagctgaaaacagcttataagccaaaaaaaataagttggactaccccaacttatttttttcagcttataagctgcaaacagctttaagctgtaagccaatccaaacgggctcctagatGCTTCTTGGCATGCTCTCAACACAGATCTTGTTTCACACTTGAGGAACAAGACTGAATTCAGAACATTTCTAAAATTGATGTACAAAAAGAATATAGCGTTTGTCCCAACTTAAAATTATGTACCGCAGGCTAATTATTAAGTATATATCATAGCTTTTCCATTCCCAGTACAAGCAATTGtttcttcacaaaaaaaaaagtaattataAAAGCTTATATAATAACATTGATTAGAAGACGTATGAGGTTAAACAAGTACAGTAGCAATTAAGAAAACTCAACAAGAAGCCAAATATTCCATGGAACTAACAATAAAATGTGAACATAAATAAATTAAGAAGACTAACATAACCATTGGATCCACAAGGTAACAGAGAACAGAGAAAGAATCAGTTATGAACTCCTCTTGTAAACGAACAAAGACAACCCGGGGTGAAGTGACTTTATATATATAGCTAAAGGTAAAACTGTAATTTAATAATTATTATCGGGTTATCGGTTAATCCATTAAGAAAAAGCTAAACCATTACAGAACCGATAACCCGGTAGTAAAAAAAATCCTAGACGATTACAAAATCGCTAAACCAATAACCCAATACCAATAATATTTTTTTGGTTCGGGTTATCTGTTTTACCCCAgatatgccccccccccccccccccccccccccgcccgccAATATGTCCATAACATTTACTTCAAAATATGTGGTCGTAGCTAATGACTTTTAGTCaacatttccttaaaaaaatgcAGTCGGTCATTTCAGTTGTAGTTGCAACATTTAAATTCGTAACTTTAAATTCCATGTATCCATTCTGATTTTCAAGAAACTTTGCCTATTTTCTTGCATGGCTTCTACAATTGTCCCTTATCTATTTCTACTTGCATTTTTAGTGCTTCCACCTTCAACAATTGCTAAATCTTACAAAAACATTAGTTTAGGCTCAACACTCACTACAAGTGATGTTACTAATTTTTGGCTATCTCCATCTGGTGAATTTGCTTTTGGCTTTCAAAAAATTGGAAATGGTTCATCAGGATTCTTACTAGCCATTTGGTTCAACAAACTCAAAGAAAAGACCATAGTTTGGTCAGCCAATAGAAATAAAATCGCACCAGATGGATCCAAAATTCTGCTCTCCATCGATGGAAATCTGGTGTTTTACACAGTTGAAGCAAATAATGCATATTGGTCAACCACGACTGGTGGCAGTGGTTACCAGGTGATCTTCAATCAATCCGGCTTTATTTTCGTTCAAGCAAAGAACGGAACTCTGTTGACTTGGATATCTTCTTCCAATGAGGCAAACTCAACAACAAGCCAATTGTATCAGCGAGCGATTCTTGAATATGATGGAGTTTTTAGGCACTATGTCTATCCAAAAAAATCTTCTAGTGGCAGGCCGATGGAATGGTTTACTACTTATAACATTCCAGACAACATCTGTTTGTCTAAACCGCAAGGTATAGGAGGCATCGCCTGTGGTTTCAACAGCCTTTGCTCGATTGGAACTGACCAGCGGCCAAGATGTAAGTGTCCACTCGGGTATATCTTGAATGATCCGAACGACAAATTAGGCAATTGCAAACCGAATTTCCCCCAGCAAGATTGTAAGGATGAATCGCGAGATGTTGAGGCTTTCACTATCTACGAAATGCCCAACACTAACTGGTTCGGCGGTGATTATGCATCCTACCTAGATGGCACAGAGGATTCCTGCGGACAGAATTGTTTAAGTGACTGTTATTGTGCTCTTGCTGTTTATTACAGAGGATCTTGTTGGAAGAAAAGGTATCCGCTTTTAAATGGGAGAGTAGATCCAACAGATTCAACGAAAGCTTTTTTAAAAATAAGGAAAGACAACTCCACAGTGGGACCGAGAACAACAACAACTATTACTACGCCTCAGTCTCAGGATGGtgaaaaaaggaaaaatcaaTCTAGTCTAATCATTTCTGTTTCTGTATTGTTGGGCAGTTCAATTTTCATCTTAATGTTGTTGGCCTTTTTGTATGTTTTTAAGTTCAAATGGAAAAAAACAAAGAAGATGTTACCATATCAAGTTGTTTCAGGAGTGAACATAAGATGTTTTAGCTACAATGAGCTAGAAGAAGCTACAAACGGATTCGAAGAAGTGTTAGGAACCGGGGCCTTCTCAACAGTTTACAAAGCGGTTCTTAATGACGAAAATGGGAAAATCGTCACTGTCAAGAAACTACACAAGACGGTAACAGAAGGAGAAGAAGGATTCCATGCTGAAGTGAATTCAATCAGCAGGACTAATCACAAGAACTTGGTCCAACTCCTCGGGTTCTGCAACGAAGGCCAACACCGTCTTTTGGTAAATGAACACGTGAAAAATGGCTCATTAGCAGACTTGTTATTCAAAGATTCTAGGCTTAGTTGGTCCAAAAGGGTACAAGTTGCTATAGACACTGCTAAAGGGCTTTGCTATTTGCATGAAGAGTGTCGTGCCCAAATTATACACTGTGACATCAAGCCCCAAAATGTGCTCTTAGATGAAAGTTTGACAGCAAACATAGCAGATTTCGGAATAGCCAAGCTTTTGGGGAAAGATCAGACTGGAACGACCACTAAGGTACGTGAAGGGGTGTTAAATGGGCAGATTGGACTGAATTTGAGTGGGTCAAATTTGACTTAGTTTATAAATAACccgcccaaaagttacttgggctaaAATTCAGGTCATAAACCGACCCTCTCAATTTTttattaagttttaatttctctgtttgttcttttataatttttagtACGTAATAAAactatttcttttctttattatggttatataaaacatatcaaataaaaacaTCTCTTTTTAGAAGTATTGTAATAAGAATTCTCATGGGTCAATTTGAGCCTCATATCTGGCCATTTTTTTGAGGGGCTGAGCTAAAAAATGAGTGGGTCAATGATCAACCCAAACTTGGACGTGTTGAGCTGATCGTATTTTCATGGGATAATTTTGCCACCAATAGGTACGTGGAACGAGAGGATACGTCGCCCCAGAGTGGTTCAGGAACACGGCTATAACCGTCAAAGTGGACGTATACAGCTTTGGAATCTTGCTTTTAGAGCTGATCTGCTGCAGAAAAAGTTACAAGCAGGACGTGGCGAATGAGAACGAGATGATACTTGCGGAGTGGGCTTGTGATTGCTATAGAAGAAAGGAGTTGCACTTACTCGCAGGCGATGatgaagaggcaatagaagatATCATGAGGTTCGAGAAGTTGTTGATGGTTGCTATTTGGTGCATTCAAGAAAATCCAGCATTAAGGCCTAGCATGAAGAATGTTATGCTAATGCTTGAAGGTTCTGTGGAAGTCTCAATTCCTCCTGACCCTTTTTTCTTTATCTGTTCTGTTTATCAAGGGAAAAGGTGGAAATATACCccttaactttgcgatttagagcagatatatcccAATTATAAAAGTGTTGTAAATATACTCCTACCGTtacaaaatagtgcaaatataccctctttGCTaacaaaattttatttaaaaatcatttagttgattttttaattaaaaaaaataccacgtggctttaaaaaaaagtccACCCGTTTTTTTTTAGTAGGcgtatttttctaaagccacatgataattttttttttctggtgggtcaggtctggttcgtttaaaaaaatgggtagacttgttttttttaaagccacagagatatttttttaaacgaaccagacccgatCCACCAAAAAAAAATTTACCATGGgcattagaaaaatatgtctactcaaaaaaaatgagtagactttttttaaagccacgtggcatttttttaattaaaaaaataagctaaatgattttaaaaaaaattccgtcagccaaaagggtatatttgcactatttgtgtaaggcaggggtatatttgcactattttataacggcaagtgtatatatatactgCTTTTTTAACGGAGAGTATATATGCTCTAAATCGTAAAGCTGAGAAGTATATTTGCACCTTAGATCAATCATGTTTTCTCCCTTATCCTTTTTGTTTGCACCCAAAGGCTATAGAATGAAACCTGTATGTGTGCTCATAATCAAAACTATATCTGTATGTCCTCTGCATTATGTTTCTTGAAATGTATTATTCCAATTTCAAGTTCAGTTTAATCATAGAAAATAAATTAAGAAAATGTTGTCAACTGTGTTCGATACAATGAATAAATAGGAACGATATTTGAGATAAGCAGAATTCTTATTCCGAGCCCACATAATTCACTGCGTGTCCTTGAGGAATTTGATACAAACAGCAGGGAAATGGAGAGTTTTTACTAGTGCTTTTACTGCTTTTACCGGATAGCTTGTGTCTTTACGGATCAaccaatcagatcatttgacggAATctgaagccgagccgagcgatgATAACGGCACGAGGGCTTACCTTCTTCCAACTCTTTAAGCTACTGTAGAAGTGCTTTTCTATTTATATAAAGTAATTCTTCTCTTTCCTCCAATGCGAGAAAAATATCCCTTCTTTTCTCATTCACAACCCAACTTAAAGGTCATGGGTTTGGAATCCTATTCTCGCCAAAACCCCAACAGAAAATCCATTGATCTTTAAGCCATAACTATTACAAAGTTATGCTATAAGAAACTGCTTCTAAATTTATGTAGTTTAAACAATCATTCTTTAATTTCTCTATGCTTTGTGCATCTCATAGGCTACATTTCATTTAGAAGCTTAACACTTTTCTTATTAACAATGAATTAGAAGATTTGCAATATTCACTCAACACATCAAAGTCATAAGTTAAATATTCAGGATTGTCCTGCCAAATGCCTTCACAAGTTAAAAAACAAATTTTGGTTTGCAGCTCCAATACTTAACCGTTGGATCGATCAACGAATACTTTGGGACATTCACAATATGACTCTAACTTTCTCCAAGATGGCACACACTGTTTTCAGGTCGAATGTTTATATGTAGTTATCATTTGAATGACCTGATAGTATAAGAAATTAAGCAGTCAATGCACAAAAGTTAAACGGAAATTATCATGATACATACCATTTCAGCACCAGCTTCCGAGAAGAAAGCTCTTCCAGCAAACTTTGTCAACAAAGACCAATGAGATGGTTAAGTGATGTGTATTCTCAGTTTAATTTTTATCGATACATTTATATTAATTGATCTGGTATACGTAAACATTAACTGTGTGTAACTATTTTACCATTTTAAAGTAGTGAATTGATATCACCAATGGTAGGACGAATGAATCTCACCATGCTTAATCAGAGGTATCGGGTTCAAAACCTGAAATGAAAAAAATTCTGGTAGAAAGCATTTCCTCTTTAATGAATTTTATATAGCGTGAATTTGAATTACTCGAATCGATACATTCCAAAAGTCAAAATggttaaaaaaacaaaaacttttgaATCGATTACTTTTTTCATTCTAAAATTTTTGTCCAACTATCTGAAAATGGTAGGTCCTCCTTAGTTTTCTTTAATGTTTCACGATAGTAAGTCAAAAGAAATAAGTACTCCCTCCATTTATAAATAAGCATTGTTTTTTTTTATAGTTAATTTGATTAATCTACggaattaaataaaattaatttattattttaagattaaaacttaaatattaaaaaaatattattatatgtTTCAATTCTTTTCATGTCAATATAATTTGAAAGAGTGCATTTTAAAATGTTACTGTATAAAGATTATATCATTTGAATCTGAAGAAgcgaaaaataataaataatttgagatggagggaAAAATAAGGGTGTCAGTGGGGCCGGGTCAGTCCCGATCCCGGCTTCGGCCCGGTCCGGTACCGGACCGTCCCGATCCCGATCAAGTAAGGGGATCGGGCAGAGGGGGGAGGCGGAAGGGTAGTGGGACGGACGGCCGGAAAAATCCCTGTCAATCCCAGTCCTGTCAGGCCCGGTACCATACTGGCTAACAGGTCCCGGGGGCcgtcagattttttttttttttttttttttttgttttagttgATCTGACATTCTGACCGTTGCCACCAAAAAAATATGAACGTTGCGACTCCAAATGGTTTAATTTTGGAATCAGCCGTTGGAGTccctttcccaaaaaaaaaaaaatacccccCAAAGTTTAATAAATTGCATTTTAATCCAAATTCTAAACTATAAATACCTCTTCATTTTCACACAAATCATCCATCAATtatctctctctctaatatttgttatcaattatatctctctctaatatttggtgaaatattattattttggtgaattggCCAATATTTGAATTTTGGAGCAACTTTCAAGCTACAAGTAACAAAATTTCAATTTCAACGTTTACGGTTACGTTTGCTTTTACGCAGACGTTTGGTACACTCGCTCCAtcctttaatttatttaattcttgcattttatttgcgtctttttttcaattaattttcatattttattttattatacttTGACAATATGTCTAGAAAAATTAAGATCCCGGTCATAGGTAAAACCGTCGATATTCCTAACCCTTTTAGCTGTAGTAGTAAGGGTAAATCTGGTTCTTCTAGTAAATCTAAAATTCAATTTAGAAACAATACGGACGATTTCACTCATGTTgatgaaactgatttttttttctctcccgGTTTTCCTCCTATTCCAGAAGATTTAGAATTACAAAATGAAGCCTGAGCTTATGGTaatttagattttgatgaatttgaaaatttagaggtagaagaagaagaggaattaGATTTAAATGAGACACCTATTAGTCCCGTTACCGAAGCTCCAACTCGAACTACATCTCAGTCTAGAGCTGGTATTCCCCCTAAACCTCCTACTCGGTGTACGACTAAGGCGCAACGTCCTAGAACTAGCCCCGTATGGAAATTCATGACTTTAGATGAAGCTAAACAATACGGTACTTGTCACAAATGTAAAGGAGTTAAAAAAACACGTAAGCAGTGGGGGGGCGGGTGGGACGGGTGGTTTAGATAGACACTTGAGAACATGTGTTGGAAAATCATACTTAGATGCTCGATTAGCAGTCGGACTTAAAAATACACCGACCGGCGCTAGTAGTGTCGCTCCCGGTGGATCCGATGGGGGATCTAATATGGTCCAACAAACTTTAAATCCTTCTAACCCCGCTGTCACTCAAATTGCTTATAATAAAGATAGAGATCATGAAGAACTAGCTAAAATGGTTGCGGTTTGTGGCTTGCCTTTTAGTTTTCCTTCTAACCCCGGTTTTGTGCATTATATTAGAGCTATGTATAACCCTACTTTTCAAGGCATTCCTAGATCCACTGTTAGAGCCTacgtttttaaattttaaagtgATTATTGTCAATATATTCATTGTGTGTTCCATCACTTAGATACTAGAGTGTCTGTCACTTCTGATATATGTCGCAGTGTTAATAGCAATGATTATTTATGTGTTACGGCACATTGGATTGATCATAATTGGAATATGCAAAAGCGTATACTTGGTAATAAATATATTGATGAGAAAAAAACAGGTTCTTATATTTCTACAAATGTTCTAGACATTTTGAAATTATATGGTCTTCTTGACGAAGTATTAACAGTTACATGTGATAATGCTTCTTCCATGACTAAAAGTGTTGAATTTATGGCTATAAGAATTTGCCCAATTAACCTAGATATTTTTCATGTCCGATGTGCATGCCATGTTTTTAATTTAGTTGTAAAAGATGGTCTTGATTTATTTGAGGGCTCTCTACAAAAAATACGATATGCTAGTCAATATATGTTTAGCGCTCATAAGCAAAGTAGAattaatttgtttaaaaaatattgtGTTGAGCAAAATTTGCCTGTTAGAAAAATTCCAAAAGAAGTTTGTACTAGGTGGAATTCTTTATATGAAAGGCTACTTGTTGCtcaccaatattttttttttttttgctcaccaatatcaaaaaccccttcaatatgtttttaatgcaCATCATTATCATCCCCATGAACAAATACAAGATAGTGATTGGAACGAAATTGAAGGACTatgtatttttttagaaaaaatttatATTGCAACAAAAACATTTTTCGGTCAAT carries:
- the LOC132638781 gene encoding G-type lectin S-receptor-like serine/threonine-protein kinase LECRK2, with product MASTIVPYLFLLAFLVLPPSTIAKSYKNISLGSTLTTSDVTNFWLSPSGEFAFGFQKIGNGSSGFLLAIWFNKLKEKTIVWSANRNKIAPDGSKILLSIDGNLVFYTVEANNAYWSTTTGGSGYQVIFNQSGFIFVQAKNGTLLTWISSSNEANSTTSQLYQRAILEYDGVFRHYVYPKKSSSGRPMEWFTTYNIPDNICLSKPQGIGGIACGFNSLCSIGTDQRPRCKCPLGYILNDPNDKLGNCKPNFPQQDCKDESRDVEAFTIYEMPNTNWFGGDYASYLDGTEDSCGQNCLSDCYCALAVYYRGSCWKKRYPLLNGRVDPTDSTKAFLKIRKDNSTVGPRTTTTITTPQSQDGEKRKNQSSLIISVSVLLGSSIFILMLLAFLYVFKFKWKKTKKMLPYQVVSGVNIRCFSYNELEEATNGFEEVLGTGAFSTVYKAVLNDENGKIVTVKKLHKTVTEGEEGFHAEVNSISRTNHKNLVQLLGFCNEGQHRLLVNEHVKNGSLADLLFKDSRLSWSKRVQVAIDTAKGLCYLHEECRAQIIHCDIKPQNVLLDESLTANIADFGIAKLLGKDQTGTTTKVRGTRGYVAPEWFRNTAITVKVDVYSFGILLLELICCRKSYKQDVANENEMILAEWACDCYRRKELHLLAGDDEEAIEDIMRFEKLLMVAIWCIQENPALRPSMKNVMLMLEGSVEVSIPPDPFFFICSVYQGKRWKYTP